In the Pirellulales bacterium genome, ACCCCCTCGGTGTACACGCGTATTTCCGTCTCGCTGGCCCTCAGATCTTTAGCAACCCAGATCCGAGGCAACACAAATCGCGGCAACTGGCGACGAGCTAGCGGAGGGACTTGAACCCACAACCTGCGGTTTACAAAACCGCTGCTCTGCCGGTTGAGCTACGCTAGCCTGCGAGGAGGGTCACTGAAAACCAGTAAATATAGCAGTCCTGCCCAGTCATGCAATACGGCCAAGGCGCGATTTTTGCACATCCAACACAGCCCATTGCCTAGCTAGCTGTGTTTTCACGCAAAACCTGCCCATTCCGTTGGCCTTGCCCAACTGCTCTGAATTCCCTCCGCTCTGCGGTTAGATCCCCTAGCTGGGGGCACCCACGAACACTTCCAAAAATCGCTGCCGCTCCAATGCAACTGCCCCGCAGGTGCTTTGGCAAGAACCTGCGAGGCATATCAAGTGACTATACTACTAGCCGGATGGTTTCGGCAATATCGCGACAACATCCGCATTATTCGCCCGGCACTTCGATCTTTTCTTCCTGGGCCGCCAAGCGAAGCTTCGCCAGCGCCCGGGCCTCAATCTGCCGGACTCGCTCCTTTGTCACCCCCATCTCCTCGCCGACCTGCTTCAAAGTCAACGGCTCATGAGAGTGATCCAGTCCAAACCGATTGATAATAATCTTCTGCTCACGCTCGTCAAGCCGCTCTAAAATGCGGCCAATTTGGGCAACTCGTTGCGACTGGGCCGACTCTTGCCCATATTGATCGGTACGCACATCGGGGGCCGCGCTGAACATTTCAGCCTGGCTGGTGCGGAAGCGGTCGCGCCGGCGAAGTTCGTCGGGAATCGTGCGGGCAAAGTTCTTCATAATCGCCCAGCTTGCATAGGTGCTAAACTTGTTGCCGCGGGCATAGTCGAACTTTTCCGCCGCACGGATCAGCGACATATTTCCATCGCTTACCAATTCGAAGAAGTTGTCGCTGGGACCAACGTGGCGCTTGGCAATCGAAACCACTAGTCGCAAGTTCGCCCGAACGATCTGGTTCTTCACCACAACCGCCTGGTCGTACAACCGCTCGATCTCATCCATCAGGCCGCTGCGGGCATGCGTTGGATCGAGCTGGCCGCGCAGCCGCGTCGCCTTGAACTTTAAGTAGTTGAACTTGCGGAACAAATAGCCTTCCTGCTCGCGCGTGAGCAATGGCACCTCGTACAAACTGGCCAAATAAGGCGGCAATCCCGCTGGAAGCCGAGTTTTCTTGGCCGCCGGCTCCGCCTCAGGCATCGGGCCAAGAATCACTCGCTCAGCCATCTCGCGGCCGAAATAGGGGTTTGAAATGTAATCCAGCGGCAATTCCAAGATTCGCTTGGCGCGCATCTCGTTGACGATGCGATAGACGCTGGTCTTCGTGCGGCAGTAGCGCTTGGCCAGCTCTTCGATCGACACATCGCGGCGGAACTGCTCGTAGATTTTTTGCTTCGTCTCGTCCGACAGCGGCCCAGCATGGACGGGGAAAACCGCTAGATCTGGATGTTCGTCATCGAACTCCTTAAGCGTATAGCGAATGGTCTCGACGCTGCGATTCATTTTCTTGGCAATTCTCTGCGCGACATCCGACGGACAGCCGCCTGCGGCTGCCAACCGGCGCGCGCGGCTAACGATTTCGTCGCGCTCCACTTCGGTCATCTGGCTAAAACTCGATCCACGACGAACCCGATCGGTGTTCTCGCCGACAAAGCGATCGACCGAGCTGCGCAAAAAACCCAATCGCTTGCGGCCATCGACCATGAATCGACGACTAACCAAGCCCTGCTGACGCCAGCGTGAAA is a window encoding:
- a CDS encoding sigma-70 family RNA polymerase sigma factor, which encodes MNTSYFNPILKHLRDQQIRIAPREKQLELADRAENLLSEIDDSRVYPFEYLCFRITDFRPASFGNTNLTGEQASHDLRLFVEDLTEAAAMPAEDAGEEVLTVEALAKKFNVSTKTISRWRQQGLVSRRFMVDGRKRLGFLRSSVDRFVGENTDRVRRGSSFSQMTEVERDEIVSRARRLAAAGGCPSDVAQRIAKKMNRSVETIRYTLKEFDDEHPDLAVFPVHAGPLSDETKQKIYEQFRRDVSIEELAKRYCRTKTSVYRIVNEMRAKRILELPLDYISNPYFGREMAERVILGPMPEAEPAAKKTRLPAGLPPYLASLYEVPLLTREQEGYLFRKFNYLKFKATRLRGQLDPTHARSGLMDEIERLYDQAVVVKNQIVRANLRLVVSIAKRHVGPSDNFFELVSDGNMSLIRAAEKFDYARGNKFSTYASWAIMKNFARTIPDELRRRDRFRTSQAEMFSAAPDVRTDQYGQESAQSQRVAQIGRILERLDEREQKIIINRFGLDHSHEPLTLKQVGEEMGVTKERVRQIEARALAKLRLAAQEEKIEVPGE